The Lysinibacillus timonensis nucleotide sequence CTCTTTTGCAGCTTGACCTTGCTCACGATTACCAGAACTTGAATCTTTTAAACCACCAAATGGTGCTTGATATTCTACACCAGCACTTTCTGCATTCACTCGTACTAAGCCCGCTTCCATATCATCAATAAAAGTTAATGCATTACTAATATTTGTAGTGAAGATTGATGCGCTTAAACCATACTCAGCATCATTTGCTAATGAGATTGCATCTTCAATATTCTCCGCTTTTATTAATGCGATTACTGGTCCAAATACTTCTTCCTGTGCAATTCGCATATTAGTCGTCACATTCTCGAAAATGGTTGGTTCAACATAGAATCCTGGTTGCTCTTCAGAATGAATTGCATTTCCACCCGTAACTAATGTTGCACCTTCATTTTTAGCGATTTCAATATACTCTAACACTGTTTTATATTGGCTTTCACTAGCACACGGCCCCATCCAAGTAGTGGTATCTAAACCACAACCTACTGTAATTTCATTTGTTACTTCAATTAATCGTTTTTTAAACTGTTCATAGATTCCAGATTGCACAATGACACGACTAGTTGCAGTACATTTTTGTCCTGTTGATTTAAATGCTCCACTGACTACTGCCTGTACTGCATTTTCAAGATTTGCATCCTCTAAAACGATTACTGGATTTTTCCCACCCATTTCAAGTTGATATTTAACTTGATTTTTTGCTGCTACTTCCGCAATCGCTTTCCCTGTATTAGTAGAACCAGTAAATGTTATTGCCTTAATATATTTGCTATTAATGATTGCATTGCCTACCGTGGATCCGTTACCAGTTATGAAGTTAAATACACCTGAAGGTAATCCAGCATTTGCAAAGCATTTCGCAACTTTAGCAGCTGTGACAGCAGCCTCCGAAGCCGGTTTAAATACAACTGTATTTCCGTATACTAATGCAGGAGCAATTTTCCAAATTG carries:
- the gucD gene encoding alpha-ketoglutaric semialdehyde dehydrogenase GucD, which translates into the protein MNVVFSLTKEVHSNFINGEWKQSTSGKLIDSINPANRQVMGQVQSSTVEEANEALEAAHAATKKWAKLGEFHRGQYLYKVAELLERDMEEIAKTLTEEMGKTYPEALGETQRGIAILKYYAAEGSRSNGDVIPASDKDALMFTKRIPVGVVGVITPWNFPVAIPIWKIAPALVYGNTVVFKPASEAAVTAAKVAKCFANAGLPSGVFNFITGNGSTVGNAIINSKYIKAITFTGSTNTGKAIAEVAAKNQVKYQLEMGGKNPVIVLEDANLENAVQAVVSGAFKSTGQKCTATSRVIVQSGIYEQFKKRLIEVTNEITVGCGLDTTTWMGPCASESQYKTVLEYIEIAKNEGATLVTGGNAIHSEEQPGFYVEPTIFENVTTNMRIAQEEVFGPVIALIKAENIEDAISLANDAEYGLSASIFTTNISNALTFIDDMEAGLVRVNAESAGVEYQAPFGGLKDSSSGNREQGQAAKEFFTVAKTIYIKAQ